In one Mauremys mutica isolate MM-2020 ecotype Southern chromosome 3, ASM2049712v1, whole genome shotgun sequence genomic region, the following are encoded:
- the LOC123367132 gene encoding uncharacterized protein LOC123367132 isoform X2: MATQHSFSWRSRMALRRKRKHRKKKQKPKAFGCCEEELEEAGASQETCCSVHPKKLRLAQRLRLVERNLQYVARHLIPPSVSTSATSQFSYSSRESTTSALWSPSSFPLREAAMIQSEPLCHTGEIMPVGGWEGSAHPIQAQPLTRPPAHSRRDRREQTMGLDQTSVRGLDFNIRQKHLQSQLGAPTPYTESLAKMIPNVPALRPPDRDPRVKFNMSRVPFLSCEVLEELDSTKRLQHEQGLPLTPQKPHTALLPPAPQTPIPGEPLLGERDTKQQLILDTDRPKCGFPAKVPEPLRSNTSPQRAQAIQEPCVCPSGPLPQKAHRILASPDAILARLVPTVVVKLQEHIAQKCSEIQMEAFPKMVRESHRDAPLVRETAIAEKTLTATLHLYRSELRKPLTSVSGTKGTEEKLELHMERKVLLGEGSCLGPGAQAGEGRADHPRTQSHQVAPEAPGSEQLTRSTLDSLIAGQAAHNLQLKHLMEMLSSSRPLAGQVSVCQQCRKTYPGKMKGKKTQEETSAELHGLRDDMEPHGLDGTVNSKLFRDQLPISVCKKCSKLRRKRPAGSAGADLPGRSHGIPQRWTPGDSSASSNHKKMPVVWLLPADRRKTQDGMGKTAPSKQPKMVSIATSTTGLSQAGEKTTGSPDGSPPKSPKASRARTSSPSRSKVTILKRMLMCLKKTCNKLQNKLKSQMSKDSDSRTPDAKFTKPPLGKARASKGVW, from the exons ATGGCGACGCAGCACAGCTTCTCCTGGAGAAGCAGGATG gctCTTCGGAGGAAGAGGAAACACcgaaagaaaaagcagaaaccaaaag CTTTTGGGTGCTGTGAGGAAGAGCTGGAGGAGGCTGGTGCATCCCAAGAGACATG CTGCTCTGTGCACCCGAAGAAGCTCCGCTTGGCTCAGCGCCTCAGGCTGGTTGAGAGGAATCTACAGTACGTGGCCAGACACCTGATACC GCCGAGTGTGTCGACATCTGCCACGAGCCAGTTCTCCTACTCCTCTAGGGAATCCACCACCTCTGCCCTCTGGAGTCCCAGCTCCTTTCCCCTGAGAGAAGCCGCCATGATTCAATCAGAGCCCCTCTGCCACACGGGGGAGATCATGCCTGTCGGGGGCTGGGAAGGATCCGCTCATCCCATCCAAGCCCAGCCTCtcaccaggcctcctgcccacagcagacGAGACCGGCGAGAGCAGACCATGGGTCTGGACCAGACGTCAGTCCGTGGCTTAGACTTCAATATCCGCCAGAAGCATCTGCAGAGTCAACTGGGGGCTCCTACCCCATACACAGAGTCACTGGCCAAGATGATCCCTAACGTCCCTGCTCTGCGCCCACCGGACAGAGACCCCAGGGTGAAGTTCAACATGAGCAGGGTCCCTTTCCTAAGCTGTGAAGTCCTGGAGGAACTGGACTCTACAAAGAGACTCCAGCATGAGCAGGgcttacccctcaccccccagaaaccccacacagctcttctgcctccagctccacaAACCCCCATCCCGGGGGAGCCATTGCTGGGTGAGCGGGACACCAAGCAGCAATTGATATTAGACACAGATCGGCCCAAGTGTGGATTTCCAGCAAAGGTCCCGGAGCCCCTCAGATCCAACACCAGCCCTCAGCGTGCACAGGCGATCCAGGAGCCATGTGTCTGCCCCTCTGGACCCCTGCCTCAAAAGGCCCACAGGATCCTGGCATCCCCTGATGCCATCCTGGCCAGGCTTGTGCCCACGGTGGTGGTCAAGCTGCAGGAACACATTGCTCAGAAATGCTCAGAGATCCAAATGGAGGCGTTCCCAAAGATGGTGAGAGAGTCGCACAGAGATGCTCCCCTCGTGAGAGAGACGGCAATAGCAGAGAAGACGCTCACAGCCACACTCCACCTCTATAGGAGCGAGTTGAGAAAGCCCCTTACCAGTGTGAGCGGCACcaaagggactgaagagaagctggagctgcacatggagaggaaggttctcttgggagaaggctcttgtctggggccaggggcacaggcaggtgagggcagggcagatcaTCCCAGGACCCAAAGCCACCAGGTTGCCCCAGAGgccccaggctctgagcagctaacaagatccacccttgactctctcattgctgggcaggctgcacaCAACCTGCAGCTGAAGCACCTGATGGAAATGTTGAGCAGCTCCCGCCCCTTGGCGGGCCAGGTCTCAGTCTGCCAGCAGTGCCGTAAGACATATCCAGGAAAGATGAAGGGTAAGAAAACTCAGGAGGAGAcatctgctgagctgcatggtCTTCGAGACGACATGGAACCACATGGGCTCGATGGAACTGTGAATTCGAAGCTCTTCAGGGATCAGCTGCCAATTAGTGTCTGCAAGAAGTGCAGTAAGCTTCGACGGAAGagaccagctggctctgcaggtgctgaCTTGCCCGGAAGATCCCATGGAATCCCACAGCGATGGACTCCAGGAGACTCTTCAGCATCATCCAACCACAAAAAGATGCCAGTGGTGTGGCTCCTTCCAGCAGACAGGAGAAAGACGCAGGATGGAATGGGGAAAACGGCTCCCAGTAAGCAACCAAAGATGGTGTCCATTGCTACAAGTACAACAGGGCTTTCGCAAGCTGGGGAGAAAACAACTGGGAGTCCTGACGGTTCTCCCCCAAAGTCACCAAAGGCCTCTAGAGCTAGGACATCATCCCCTTCAAGAAGCAAAGTTACAATTCTCAAACGGATGTTAATGTGCCTCAAGAAAACCTGCAATAAGCTTCAGAACAAACTGAAGTCCCAAATGTCCAAGGACTCTGATTCAAGAACACCTGATgctaaatttacaaagccaccccttgggaaggcaagggcctccaagggtgtctggtag
- the LOC123367132 gene encoding uncharacterized protein LOC123367132 isoform X1 has product MSSLLLYLLFVVFYAVLRLARSEALRRKRKHRKKKQKPKAFGCCEEELEEAGASQETCCSVHPKKLRLAQRLRLVERNLQYVARHLIPPSVSTSATSQFSYSSRESTTSALWSPSSFPLREAAMIQSEPLCHTGEIMPVGGWEGSAHPIQAQPLTRPPAHSRRDRREQTMGLDQTSVRGLDFNIRQKHLQSQLGAPTPYTESLAKMIPNVPALRPPDRDPRVKFNMSRVPFLSCEVLEELDSTKRLQHEQGLPLTPQKPHTALLPPAPQTPIPGEPLLGERDTKQQLILDTDRPKCGFPAKVPEPLRSNTSPQRAQAIQEPCVCPSGPLPQKAHRILASPDAILARLVPTVVVKLQEHIAQKCSEIQMEAFPKMVRESHRDAPLVRETAIAEKTLTATLHLYRSELRKPLTSVSGTKGTEEKLELHMERKVLLGEGSCLGPGAQAGEGRADHPRTQSHQVAPEAPGSEQLTRSTLDSLIAGQAAHNLQLKHLMEMLSSSRPLAGQVSVCQQCRKTYPGKMKGKKTQEETSAELHGLRDDMEPHGLDGTVNSKLFRDQLPISVCKKCSKLRRKRPAGSAGADLPGRSHGIPQRWTPGDSSASSNHKKMPVVWLLPADRRKTQDGMGKTAPSKQPKMVSIATSTTGLSQAGEKTTGSPDGSPPKSPKASRARTSSPSRSKVTILKRMLMCLKKTCNKLQNKLKSQMSKDSDSRTPDAKFTKPPLGKARASKGVW; this is encoded by the exons ATGAGTTCACTCCTCCTCTATCTGCTCTTTGTAGTCTTTTATGCTGTGCTGAGGCTCGCcagatctgag gctCTTCGGAGGAAGAGGAAACACcgaaagaaaaagcagaaaccaaaag CTTTTGGGTGCTGTGAGGAAGAGCTGGAGGAGGCTGGTGCATCCCAAGAGACATG CTGCTCTGTGCACCCGAAGAAGCTCCGCTTGGCTCAGCGCCTCAGGCTGGTTGAGAGGAATCTACAGTACGTGGCCAGACACCTGATACC GCCGAGTGTGTCGACATCTGCCACGAGCCAGTTCTCCTACTCCTCTAGGGAATCCACCACCTCTGCCCTCTGGAGTCCCAGCTCCTTTCCCCTGAGAGAAGCCGCCATGATTCAATCAGAGCCCCTCTGCCACACGGGGGAGATCATGCCTGTCGGGGGCTGGGAAGGATCCGCTCATCCCATCCAAGCCCAGCCTCtcaccaggcctcctgcccacagcagacGAGACCGGCGAGAGCAGACCATGGGTCTGGACCAGACGTCAGTCCGTGGCTTAGACTTCAATATCCGCCAGAAGCATCTGCAGAGTCAACTGGGGGCTCCTACCCCATACACAGAGTCACTGGCCAAGATGATCCCTAACGTCCCTGCTCTGCGCCCACCGGACAGAGACCCCAGGGTGAAGTTCAACATGAGCAGGGTCCCTTTCCTAAGCTGTGAAGTCCTGGAGGAACTGGACTCTACAAAGAGACTCCAGCATGAGCAGGgcttacccctcaccccccagaaaccccacacagctcttctgcctccagctccacaAACCCCCATCCCGGGGGAGCCATTGCTGGGTGAGCGGGACACCAAGCAGCAATTGATATTAGACACAGATCGGCCCAAGTGTGGATTTCCAGCAAAGGTCCCGGAGCCCCTCAGATCCAACACCAGCCCTCAGCGTGCACAGGCGATCCAGGAGCCATGTGTCTGCCCCTCTGGACCCCTGCCTCAAAAGGCCCACAGGATCCTGGCATCCCCTGATGCCATCCTGGCCAGGCTTGTGCCCACGGTGGTGGTCAAGCTGCAGGAACACATTGCTCAGAAATGCTCAGAGATCCAAATGGAGGCGTTCCCAAAGATGGTGAGAGAGTCGCACAGAGATGCTCCCCTCGTGAGAGAGACGGCAATAGCAGAGAAGACGCTCACAGCCACACTCCACCTCTATAGGAGCGAGTTGAGAAAGCCCCTTACCAGTGTGAGCGGCACcaaagggactgaagagaagctggagctgcacatggagaggaaggttctcttgggagaaggctcttgtctggggccaggggcacaggcaggtgagggcagggcagatcaTCCCAGGACCCAAAGCCACCAGGTTGCCCCAGAGgccccaggctctgagcagctaacaagatccacccttgactctctcattgctgggcaggctgcacaCAACCTGCAGCTGAAGCACCTGATGGAAATGTTGAGCAGCTCCCGCCCCTTGGCGGGCCAGGTCTCAGTCTGCCAGCAGTGCCGTAAGACATATCCAGGAAAGATGAAGGGTAAGAAAACTCAGGAGGAGAcatctgctgagctgcatggtCTTCGAGACGACATGGAACCACATGGGCTCGATGGAACTGTGAATTCGAAGCTCTTCAGGGATCAGCTGCCAATTAGTGTCTGCAAGAAGTGCAGTAAGCTTCGACGGAAGagaccagctggctctgcaggtgctgaCTTGCCCGGAAGATCCCATGGAATCCCACAGCGATGGACTCCAGGAGACTCTTCAGCATCATCCAACCACAAAAAGATGCCAGTGGTGTGGCTCCTTCCAGCAGACAGGAGAAAGACGCAGGATGGAATGGGGAAAACGGCTCCCAGTAAGCAACCAAAGATGGTGTCCATTGCTACAAGTACAACAGGGCTTTCGCAAGCTGGGGAGAAAACAACTGGGAGTCCTGACGGTTCTCCCCCAAAGTCACCAAAGGCCTCTAGAGCTAGGACATCATCCCCTTCAAGAAGCAAAGTTACAATTCTCAAACGGATGTTAATGTGCCTCAAGAAAACCTGCAATAAGCTTCAGAACAAACTGAAGTCCCAAATGTCCAAGGACTCTGATTCAAGAACACCTGATgctaaatttacaaagccaccccttgggaaggcaagggcctccaagggtgtctggtag